Proteins from a genomic interval of Gopherus evgoodei ecotype Sinaloan lineage chromosome 7, rGopEvg1_v1.p, whole genome shotgun sequence:
- the GPAM gene encoding glycerol-3-phosphate acyltransferase 1, mitochondrial isoform X4: protein MDLKAISKVKKKARRILQEMVANISPALIRLTGWVLLKLFNSFFWNIQIHKGQLEMVKAATKMNLPLVFLPVHKSHIDYLLLTFILFCHNIKAPYIAAGNNLNIPIFSTLIHKLGGFFIRRRLDENPNGRKDVLYRALLYVHIEELLRQQQFLEIFLEGTRSRSGKTSCARAGLLSVVVDALFTNATPDILIVPVGISYDRIIEGHYNNEQLGKPKKNESLWSVARGVFRMLRKNYGCVRVDFAQPFSLKEYLDGQSQKPMPAMLSLEQALLPAILSSRPNDVVDEGTEAALGDSRDLSNEPFRRQLIANLAEHILFTANKSCAVMSTHIVACLLLYRHRKGIDLSKLVEDFFSMKEEVLARDFDLGFSGNSEDVVMHAIHLLGNCVNITNTSQNNEFFITPSTTIPAVFELNFYSNGVLHVFIKEAIIACSLHAVQSKRYRNGINGVSPNLISQEQLVRKAASLCHLLSNEGAISLPCQMLYQVCHEAVERFIQYGILLVAEQDDQEDVCPSLTEQQWSKKLPEPLSWRSDEEDEDSDFGEEQRDCYLKVNQSQEHQQYITFLQRLLGPLLEAYSSAAIFMHNFSGPVSETEYLHKLHKYLITRTEKSVAVYAESATYCLVKNAVKVFKDIGVFKETKQKRGTFLELSSTFLPQRNRQKLLEFILSFIVL, encoded by the exons ATGAATTTGCCTCTTGTCTTCTTGCCTGTTCACAAATCTCACATCGACTATCTGCTCCTCACATTTATTCTTTTTTGCCATAACATCAAAGCACCATACATTGCTGCAGGGAATAACCTCAACATCCCCATCTTCAG CACATTGATCCACAAGCTGGGAGGCTTTTTCATTCGGAGGAGGTTGGATGAGAACCCTAATGGACGTAAAGATGTCCTTTATAGAGCTTTGCTGTATGTG CACATAGAGGAGTTGCTTAGACAGCAGCAGTTCTTAGAGATATTCTTGGAAGGCACACGTTCTCGGAGTGGAAAAACATCCTGTGCCAGAGCAGGTCTCTTATCTGTGGTGGTAGATGCTCTCTTCACAAATGCCACCCCTGACATACTAATTGTACCTGTGGGAATCTCCTATGATCGAATCATTGAAGGTCACTATAACAATGAACAGCTG GGGAAGCCTAAGAAGAACGAAAGCCTTTGGAGCGTAGCCAGAGGAGTCTTTAGAATGCTGCGGAAGAATTACGGATGTGTCAGAGTAGACTTTGCACAACCATTTTCCTTAAAA gaATACCTAGACGGCCAAAGTCAAAAACCTATGCCTGCCATGCTATCTTTGGAGCAAGCTCTGTTACCAGCTATACTTTCTTCACG GCCTAATGATGTTGTAGATGAAGGTACAGAGGCTGCACTGGGCGATTCCAGGGATTTATCCAATGAGCCCTTTAGAAGACAGTTGATAGCCAACTTGGCTGAGCATATATTGTTCA CTGCTAACAAGTCATGTGCTGTGATGTCAACACACATAGTTGCCTGTTTGCTGCTCTACCGACACAGGAAG GGAATTGACCTTTCCAAGCTGGTGGAAGACTTCTTCTCTATGAAGGAGGAGGTCTTGGCCCGTGACTTTGACTTGGGATTTTCAGGAAATTCTGAAGATGTTGTCATGCATGCCATCCACCTGTTGGGGAACTGTGTAAATATCACAAACACCAGCCAAAACAATGAGTTCTTCATCACTCCCAGCACAACTATTCCTGCTGTCTTTGAACTCAACTTCTACAGCAATGGTGTGCTGCATGTCTTCATCAAAGAGGCCATTATTG CCTGCAGTCTTCATGCAGTGCAGAGTAAAAGGTATAGAAATGGCATCAATGGCGTTTCTCCCAACCTGATTAGCCAAGAACAACTGGTCCGCAAAGCCGCCAGCTTGTGCCACCTGCTTTCCAATGAAGGTGCTATATCCTTG ccTTGTCAGATGTTATACCAAGTTTGCCATGAGGCAGTCGAAAGGTTTATACAATATGGCATTCTTTTGGTGGCAGAG CAGGATGATCAGGAGGATGTTTGCCCTAGCCTTACAGAGCAACAGTGGAGTAAAAAGCTTCCTGAACCCTTGTCTTGGCGAAGTGATGAGGAGGATGAAGACAGTGACTTCGGAGAAGAACAGAGGGATTGCTACCTGAAG GTGAACCAATCCCAAGAACACCAGCAGTACATCACCTTCCTGCAAAGGTTACTGGGGCCTTTACTCGAGGCCTACAGCTCAGCTGCCATCTTTATGCACAATTTCAGTGGTCCTGTGTCAGAAACCGAATACCTTCATAAGTTACACAAGTACCTAATAACCAGGACAGAGAAGAGTGTTGCAGTGTATG cTGAGAGTGCCACCTACTGTCTTGTGAAAAATGCGGTGAAGGTCTTTAAGGATATTGGG GTTTTCAAGGAGACAAAACAAAAGAGAGGGACTTTTTTGGAACTGAGCAGTACTTTCCTACCTCAGCGCAACCGGCAAAAACTACTGGAATTCATCCTGAGCTTCATTGTACTGTAG